In the Tessaracoccus lacteus genome, CCTGTGGCTACGCAGCTACCTGCAGGGGTTCAGCGGCGGCCTCATCGTCATCTCGCACGACACCGAACTGCTCGACGCCGTCGTCAACAAGGTGTTCCACCTCGACGCGAACCGCTCGGTGCTCGACATCTACTCGATGAACTGGAAGCGCTACCTGCTGCAGCGGGAGACCGACGAGAAGCGTCGGCGACGCGAGCTCGCCAACGCCGAGCGCAAGGCCACTCAGCTGATGGCGCAGGCCGACAAGATGCGTGCCAAGGCCACCAAGGCCGTCGCGGCGCAGAACATGGCCCGCCGCGCCGAGAAGCTGATGGCCGGAGTCGAGGGGGAGCGAGTCAGCGACCAGGTCGCCAAGATTCGCTTCCCGGAACCCGCCCCGTGCGGCAAGACGCCGCTGCGCGGCTACGACCTGAGCCGCTCCTACGGCTCGCTCGAGGTGTTCACGGCCGTGGATCTCGCCATCGACAAGGGCTCGAAGGTCGTCATCCTCGGCCTCAACGGCGCCGGCAAGACGACCATGCTGCGCATCCTGGCAGGCATCGATGAGGCGTCGTCGGGCCGTGTCGAGCTGGGCCACGGCGCCCGGATCGGCTACTACGCGCAGGAGCACGAGACGCTCGACGTCAACCGGTCCGTCCTCGACAACATGGTCAGCGCCTCGCCCAACCTCAACGACACCGACGTGCGCAAGGTGCTCGGCTCGTTCCTGTTCACCGGCGACGACGTCGAGAAGCCGGCCAGGGTCCTCTCAGGCGGCGAGAAGACCCGCCTGGCGCTGGCGATGCTCGTCGTGTCGGCCGCCAACGTGCTGCTGCTCGACGAGCCCACCAACAACCTCGACCCCGCCTCCCGCGCCGAGGTGCTCAATGCCATCCGCACCTACGCGGGCGCGGTCGTCCTCGTGACGCACGACCCGGGGGCGGTCGAGGCCCTCGAACCCGACCGGGTGCTGGTGCTGCCCGACGGCGTCGAGGACCTGTGGAGCGACGACTACGCCGAGCTGATCGACCTGGCCTGACAGGGCCAGTCCACTGTGAGGCGTCACAGCACTCGGCTCACGCTCGCCTCCCACGGAGCCAGGCGGCGCCCGTCCCTGATCCCCAGCACCGGCTCCGCCGGCGGGGCGGCGGATGGGCGCCGCATCGTCGTCTCCGACGCGTTGCACTCGACCAGGAACGCCTCGCCGTCCAGTTCGCGCACGTAGGCGAGGTAGTTGCGCCGGCGCGGCGCAACCCAGGTGAGGGAGCCGCGGGTCAGCGCCGGGTGCCGACGGCGCAGCGCGATCAGCGCGCGGTGCCAGGAGTACACGGAGTCGGGGTCGACGGCCTGCTCCGCCGCGGAAAAGCCGGGAACCTCGTCGGTGCCAGCGAGCCACGGGACCCCGGTGGTGAAGCCGCCGCCGGGCGTCCACCGCATCGGGACACGCGCGTGGTCGCGGGTCCCCGACAGGATCTGCGCCCACGCCGCCCGCGGGCCCATGCCCGACTCCAGCAGCGCCGGGAAGCGGTTGACCGACTCGACGTCGCGCAGGTCGTCCAGCGACGAGAACTCCTGGTTCACGGCCCCCAGCTCCTGACCCTGGAACAGGAAGGGAGTGCCGCGCATCGTCAGCTGCAGCGTGGCAAGCAGCTTGCCGATGGCCGTGCGGACGGCGGGGTCGGCCTCGCGCCCCGCCCCGATCTTGCTGAGCATCCGCGGGTTGTCGTGGTTGTCGAGGAACACTGAGATCCAGTCGCGGGGGCCGAGCCTCGCCAGGTAGTCGCGCCAGTAGCGCTTCAGGTACTCCGGGTCGTAGGCGTAGTTGTCCCAGCGCACCCGGCCGGGCGGCTCCAGCACGTCGAAGTTGAACGTCAGGTCCAGCTCGTCGCGGCCCCGGGCGCTGAGCATCCGGCCGAGCTCCACTCCGATGCCGGGGGTCTCGCCGACCATCACGCCCACCTCGTCGGCGGGCAGCGGGCCGGCCAGCGCGCCGTCGGCCAGCCGCTCTCGCGGGGTCGAGGCCGGCGGCCGGTTCCGCGTGAACCCGTCGCGGCGCAGGGTCCGGAGGAACTCGCCCAGCCTCGGCCCGTAGAAGTAGTGCTCGACCCCGGTGAACTCCAGCAGCTCCCCGACGAACGGGTGACCGTCCGGCAGGCCGGGAGCCTTGGAGATGTAGTTGATGACGTCGAGGCGGAAGCCGTCGATGCCGCGGGCCAGCCACCACTGCACGACGTCTGCGACCTCGCGCTGCACGTCGGGATTGTCCCAGCGCAGATCCATCTGCGAGTCGGCGAACAGATGCAGCGCCCACCGCTGCGCCTCCGGGATCCAGCGCCAGGCGGGGCCGGAGAAGAACGACTTCCAGTTGTTGGGCGGCGCGTCCTCGGTGCCCTCCTCGAGGAAGTAGTACCGGCCGTACGGCCCATCCGGGTCGGCGACGGCGCGGCGGAACCACTCGTGCTCGTCGGAGGTGTGGTTGACGACCAGGTCGAGGATGATCCGCATGCCGCGCTCGTGGCAGGCCGCGATGAGGTCGTCGACGTCGGCCAGCGTACCCATCTCGTCCATCACGGCTCGGTAGTCGCTGATGTCGTAGCCCATGTCCCGGTTCGGGGAGGCGAAGATGGGGGAGAGCCACAGACAGTCGACGCCGAGGTCCGCCAGGTGGTCGAGGTGGTCGATGATGCCGCGGAGGTCGCCGACACCGTCGCCGTCGGAGTCGGCGAACGAGCGCGGATAGACCTGGTAGAAGACGGCGGAGCGCCACCAGGGGTCCTCGCCCTCGGCCTCGCCGGTCAGCGGCACGTCCGGCTCGGCGTTGACGATCCCGAGCACGGTCTCCATCACGCCGGGGCCCATGATCCGGTCGGTGATGCGGTCGACGGTCCCGATCCGCAGCCCGGCCACGGCCCTGACGAGGCCGCGGGGGAGCGCGGCCTGCAGCAGGATCTTGTCGATCACGTCGCGCCCGACCGGCGTGGCGTACAGGTCGCCGAGCCGGTCGCCCTTATCGAGTGGCATGGCGTTCCTCCAGGTCGGCGACGATGCCGGCGTAGGTGTCCTCGTCGAGGCGGTAGCCGGCCCGCATGATCAGCCAGCTCGCCGCCATCAGCGCGGCGGGCAGGGCCAGCATCGCGACCTTGAACAGCCCGGCCCCCTCCGCGGTGACGTCGGCGGGGCCGGCCGCTCGGTCGATGCCCGACGCGATCACCGTCGCGCCGACGACGCCCGAGGCGATCGCGTTGCCGAGCTTGTAGATGAACGGCTGCAGCGAGAACGTGACCGACTCGTTGCGACGACCCAGCTTCCACTCCCCGTACTCGACGCTGTCCGCGATGAACATCACCAGCAGCAGCTGGATGGCGCCCTGCCCCGTGAACAGCAGCACGCCGGCGACGCCCACGAGCCCGAGCGAAGTGCCCGACAGCCAGAACACGGCGTAGCCGGCCACGCTCAGCAGCGTGGCGATCAGGTGGATCCGGCCGCGCGTCAGCCGCTTCGACACGACGGGGAACAGCGCCAGCGCCACGATCTGGGTCACGCCGAGCACCGCGGCGAAGATGGGGTAGGCGCCCTCGTCGCCGAAGATGTACTTGAAGTAGTAGAGGCCGAACGACGTCGTGATCAGGTACCCGGCCATGTAGGCGATCATCGCCAGAGTCACCCACATCAGCTGGTCGTTGCGCCAGATCACCTGGAACAGCTCGCGCAGCGGCGTGGACTGCGGCTCGGCCGCCACCTGCTCGCGCGCAAACACGAGCGTGAACATCTGGAACACCAGCATGATGACCACCAGCGCGGCGGCCAGCGCGAACCAGGCGGCCTCCGCGGAGCCCAGCGCCTCAGTCAGCGCGGCCGTGATGGGCACCAGCCCGACGACCACCGAGAACAGCCCGATGTTCGCGCAGATCCGCGCGACGCCCGCGATCTTCTCCCGCTCTTTCTGGTCCTTCGTCAGGGCGGGCAGCATGGACCAGAACGCGATGTCGTTGATGGTGTAGGCCACCTCGTAGACCAGGTAGATCACCGTGAACGCGATGACATAGCCCCAGCCGTCGGCGCCGAAGTCGAAGAACATCAGCAGCGTCGCGACGGCCCAGGCCAGCGCGCCCCAGAAGATCCACGGCCGGAACTTCCCCCAGCGCGTGTGCGTGTTGTCGACGATGACGCCCATCACGGGGTCGTTGACCGCGTCGAAGACGCGCATGACCACCAGGATCGTCGTGATGACGCCCAGCTGGGCGCCCGAGATGTCCAGCACGTCGGTGAGGTAGAACATCAGGTACAGCGACACGAGCGCGGCGACCATGTCGCGCCCGAGCGTGCCCAGTCCGAAGCCCCAGCGGCTGCCCGCTGCGTTGCGCATGGGCGTCACTCTAGCCAGCATCACGAGGCTCAGGGGCGGGCGAACTCCAGGACGTCGACGTCGAGGGTGGTCGTGATGGCCGAGGCCGCGTCGTCGTGCGCGTGGAAGGCGTTCGGCCCCATGCCGACGAGGTCGGCGGCCTCCTGCGCGGTCAGGTCCATCGAGCGCGTGACCCGCTCGTCGCCCAGGTGTGTCCAGCCGTCGTCGCCGAGCGAGGCGACGAGGGAGTCGGCCTTGTCATCGGCCACCTCGAGCAACCGGTCGCGCTCCCGCAGCTCCGCGAGGTGCCCGGCGCGGGGGACGACGACGACCAGCCGGCCGCCCGGGGCGAGGATGCGGGCGAAGTCGGCCGCGTTGCGCGGGGCGAAGACGCACAGGACCAGGTCGACGGCCCCGTCCTGCACGGGCAGCCCTACCCAGGTGTCCGCGACGACCGCGTCCATCCGTGGGTGGGCTCTGGCGCAGCGCTTCGCGGCGGCGACGGACACGTCGGTCGCCAGTCCCTCCGCGGCGGGGGACGCGTCGAGCGCGCGGGCCAGGTACCAGCCGGTGCCGGCGCCCACCTCGACGATCCGTCGGGCACCGCCCACCCGGGCCGCGACCGCGTCGGCGACGGGCAGGTATCGACCCGTCGCGAGGAACCGGGCGCGGGCCTCGAGCATGGTGGGGGAGTCTGCGTTGGCCGGGGCGGCGCGGCCGAGCAGGTTCACGTAACCCTGCCGGGCAACGTCGTAGCTGTGGCCCTCGGCGCAGCGCAGCGAGCGGTCGACGCGACCCAGCGGCAGCGAGCAGTGCGGGCAGCGGGTCCAGTCGAGGCCGCTCACGACCCGCCGACCCGGCCGCTCGCGTCGACCGCGTCGGGGGTGTCCACCGGCGACTCGGGGGAGCCGGCGGCCTCGGCGGCCTTCCGCTTTGCCTTCTTCCGGTCGCGGATGTCGGCGCGGATCAGCACGACGAGCCCCCCGACGGCGATCGCCGCGAACGAGAACCACTGCAGCGCGTAGCTGAAGTGCGACCCCTCCGTCAGCTCCGGCGTGCCGAGCGGCGTCAGGCCGCCCGTGTCGGCCGGGTCGGACTCGATGAGGATCACGTAGCCGTTGACCAGGTCCATGCCCAGCGCCTCGCCCAGCGAGTCGGAGTTGATGAGCCGCACCTGGTCCCCGTGCGGGGTCTGCGCGTTCTCGTCGCCGTACTCGTTGCGGTGCACGTAGCCCGTGATGGTGACCTCGCCCGTCATGACCGGCGGCATCTCACCGTCGGGCTGACCCGACTCGCGGGGCAGGAATCCGCGGTCGATGAGCAGGTGGTCGCCCTCCACGGTCGTCAGCACGCCGACAACCTCGGTGCCGTACGCGTTGTCGAGCGTGCGGTAGCGCACCTGGAACTGCTCAGGCTCGAACGTCCCCGTTGCGGTCACCTTGAACCACTGGTCGCCCTCCTCGATCGTCTTGTTCATGACGTCCGAGTAGTGCTGCACCTCGTCGTTCTCGTGCGCCACGACCGCCGAGTTGCGCTCCCGGCGCTGCTCCAGCCGGTCCAGCTGCCAGCGGCCGAGCATGATGAAGGCCGTCACGAGCACCACGACCAGCACCCCCATGCCGATCCAGCGCAGTACCTGTCGTCTCACGGGTGGTCAGTCTCCTCGTTCTCGACGGTGCCCCTCACCACGGGGCCGGGGGCGATGGCGGGCCTGGGCGACGTGTCCCCGGCGTCGTCGACCGTCGCCGGTGTGTGGTGGTCGGCGTTGTTGGCGAGCAGCACGCCGACGGCCGGCAGCACCGCCGCGCCGATCAGGCACGCCACCTTCCACCAGCCGGGCACGAACAGGAACGCGATGAAGCAGGCGGTGCGGAGCCCCATCGTGATCAGGTAGCGGCGCTGCCGCTCCTCCACGTCGAGGCTGGCGCCCTTCCGCGCGCTCGTGATGAGCGTCGCGTCGCTGCTCCTGGACATGGCCGCCAGCTTAGCCGCGCGGGCCCCCGCGGGCGTCGCCCGTGAGTCCGTCCAGGGGTGAACCCCCGCCCTGCGGTAAGTTGCTGCCTTGTGACAGATCAAGCACGAGTAGTCCTGGTGACCGGCGGCTCGAAGGGCATCGGCCGGGCCATCGCCGAGGCGTTCCGCGACGCCGGGTACCGCGTCGCCGCCACCTACCGCTCCGGAGGGGTCCCCGACGGGGTCCTGCCCGTGGTGTGCGACATCACCGACCAGGCCCAGGTCGACGCGGCCTTCGAGCAGGTCGAGGCCGAGCTCGGCCCCGTCGAGATCCTCATCGCCAACGCGGGCGTCACGAAGGACACCCTCCTGATGCGCATGTCGGACGACGACTGGGACACCGTCATCGACACCAACCTCACCGGCACCTTTCGCGTCGTCCGTCGCGCGTCCCGCGCCATGATGCGCGCCCGCTTCGGCCGCATCGTGCTCGTCTCCTCGGTCGTGGCGCTGCTCGGCTCACCCGGCCAGGTCAACTACTCCTCCTCCAAGGCCGCGCTGGTGGGCATGGCCCGCAGCGTGACGCGCGAGATCGGCACGCGCGGCGTGACGTGCAACGTCGTCGCGCCCGGCTTCATCGACACCGACATGACCGCGGTCCTCGGCGATGACGTCATCGCCGACTATAAGAAGCGGATCCCCGCGGGCCGCCTCGGCAGCGTCGACGACGTCGCCTCCACCGCGCTCTTCCTTGCCAGCGACCAGGCTGGCTACATCTCCGGAGCCGTGCTGCCCGTCGACGGCGGCCTCGGCATGGGTCACTGAAAGGCAACTGAACATGGGTCTGCTTGAGGGCAAGAACATCCTGGTGACGGGCGTCACCATGCGCACGTCCATCGCGTACGCCGTCGTCGAGATCGCGCAGCGGGAGGGCGCCAACGTCGTGGTGTCCGCCGCCGGCCGCGCCGTCGCCCCCGCCACGCGGGCGCTGTCGAAGCTGGAGACCGTCCCGCCGATCATCGAGCTCGACATCACCGACCCCGAGCACCTCGCCGCGCTGCCGGCGAAGCTCGAGGAACACCTCACCGGCGGCCTCGACGGCATCGTGCACTCCATCGCCTACGCCGACCCGGAGAAGGCGCTGGGCGGCGCGTTCCTGACGACCGACTGGGACAGTGTCGGCAACGCGCTGCACATCTCGGCGTACTCGCTGCAGTCGCTCACCATGGCCGCGAAGCCCGTGCTGAACACCGGCGCGAGCGTCGTCGGCCTGACGTTCGACGCGCGCGTCTCCTGGCCGGCCTACGACTGGATGGGCGTCGCCAAGGCCGCGCTCGAGTCCACATCTCGCTACCTCGCCCGCTACCTCGGACCCGACGGCATCCGCTGCAACCTGGTCGCGGCCGGCCCCGTCGACACGGTCGCGAAGAAGGCGATCCCCGGAGCCGCGTCGTTCAACGACATCTGGGCCGAGCGCGCGCCGCTATCGTGGGACTCCTCGGACGCGGTCCCGTCGGCCAAGGCCGTCGTCGCGCTGCTCAGCGACTGGTTCCCCGCCACCACCGGCGAGATGGTCCACGTCGACGGCGGGCTGCACTCCACAGGCGCCTGACCCACGGGCGGGGCGAACCCTAGTAGGTTGGTCGCATGGCATCGGTGGCAGAACTCGCGGGGGTTACGGTCAGGCGAGGGGACGCCGTCCTGTTGGACAGCATCTCCCTCATCGTCGACGAGGGCGAGAGGTGGGTCGTGATCGGCCCCAACGGCGCCGGCAAGACCACCCTGCTGCAGCTGCTGTCGGCGCAGATGTACCCGAGCGACGGCGTCGTGGGGCTGCTGGGTGAGGTCGTCGGGGCCGTCGACATCTTCGAGCTGCGCCCGCGAATCGGGCTGACGTCCTCGGCGCTGGCGCACCGCATCCCCGACCACGAGACCGTCCGTGACGTGGTGCTCTCGGCCGCCTACGCCATCGTGGGGCGCTGGCGTGAGGAGTATGACGAGTACGACGTCGCCCGCGCGGACGAGCTGCTCGCCTCGCTGCGCGTCGACCACCTCGCCGACCGCACGTTCGGCACGCTGAGCGAGGGTGAACGCAAGCGCGTGCAGATCGCCCGCTCTCTGATGACCGACCCCGAGCTCCTGCTGCTCGACGAGCCCGCCGGGGGCCTCGACCTGGCCGGCCGCGAGGCTCTCGTGCAGACCCTGTCCGACCTGTGCCTCGACCCCGACTCCCCGGCGACGGTGCTCGTGACGCACCACGTCGAGGAGATCCCCGACGGCATCACGCACTGCCTGCTGCTGGACCACGGCCGCGTCGTCGCGGAGGGCCCGATCGAGCAGACGCTGACCGCGGCCAACCTGTCGGCGGCCTTCGGGCTGCCGCTCGAGGTCGGCCACGTCGACGGCAGATGGAGCGCCCGGGGAGTCGGATGAGCGAGTTCTTCGACTGGATCTCCAGCCACCTGTGGGCCGGGTGGGGGATCCTCGCGCTCCTGCTCGCCGCGGCCGAGCTGCTCACGCTCGACCTGACGCTGCTGATGCTCGCCTCCGGCGCGCTGATGGGGGGCGTCACGGCCCTGATCTTCCCGTCGATGGTGTGGCTGCAGGCCCTCGTCGCGCTCGCCACCGCCGTCGCCACCCTGTTCCTGCTGCGCCCGACCCTGCTCGAGCGCGTGCGCCGGGCGCCCGGCTACCGCTCCAGCCTCGACAACCTGATCGGCTCCCAGACGACCAACACCGTGCCCATCACGGGCAGCAGCGGGGAGGTCACGATCCAGGGTGAGACGTGGCCCGCGCGGTCCTACGATCCGTCCATGACCATCGAAGCGGGCGAGAGCATCGAGGTGTTGGGCCTCGACGGCATCGTGCTGCTCGTCTACCCCACAAACCGCCCGCTCGGAAGGTAGTCCGCCATGCCCGACATGAGTGTCTTCGTCTTCATCGCGCTTGCGATCCTCGTCGTGCTGCTGCTGATGGCGACGCTGAAGATCATCCGGCAGCAGCAGGTGGCGATCGTCGAGCGGCTCGGCAAGTTCCGCAAGGCCCTCGAGCCGGGGCCGCACCTCGTCGTCCCGTTCTTCGACCAGATCCGCTACACCCTCGACATGCGCGAGCAGGTCGTCCCGTTCCCGCCGCAGGGCGTGATCACCGAGGACAACCTGATGGTGTCGATCGACTCGGTCATCTACTTCCAGATTGTCGACCCGGTGCGGGCCGCCTACGAGGCGCAGAACTATCGGGCGGCCATCGAGCAGCTCACCATGACGACGCTGCGCAACATCATCGGCGGCATGGACCTCGAGGCCGCGCTGACCTCCCGCGAGGAGATCAACCAGCGCCTGCGCGCGGTGCTCGACGACGCGACAGGCAAGTGGGGCATCAAGGTCAACCGCGTGGAGCTCCGCGCGATCGAGCCGCCGCCCACCATCCGCGACGCCATGGAGAAGGGTGCCCGCGCCGAGCGCGACAAGCGCGCCCAGATCCTGCTGGCCGAGGGCCAGCGCCAGTCGCAGATCCTCGCCGCGGGCGGCGACCGCGAGGCCGCCATCCTGCGTGCCCAGGGCGACCGCGAGGCACAGGTGCTCCGCGCGCAGGCCGACCGGCAGGCGCAGATGCTGCGCGCCGAGGGCGAGGCGCAGGCCAT is a window encoding:
- a CDS encoding ABC-F family ATP-binding cassette domain-containing protein, translating into MLQVNDIEVRVGARLLLSPVSFQVTPGDRIGLVGRNGAGKTTLTKILSGEALPAGGTVTRSGQLGYLPQDPRSGDPEQISRDRILGARGLDETMRRMRKAEETMASAAGVRRDEAMAAYTRAEASFVAAGGYAAESEAARIASNLGLPDRVVSQPLKTLSGGQRRRIELARILFSHADTLLLDEPTNHLDHDSILWLRSYLQGFSGGLIVISHDTELLDAVVNKVFHLDANRSVLDIYSMNWKRYLLQRETDEKRRRRELANAERKATQLMAQADKMRAKATKAVAAQNMARRAEKLMAGVEGERVSDQVAKIRFPEPAPCGKTPLRGYDLSRSYGSLEVFTAVDLAIDKGSKVVILGLNGAGKTTMLRILAGIDEASSGRVELGHGARIGYYAQEHETLDVNRSVLDNMVSASPNLNDTDVRKVLGSFLFTGDDVEKPARVLSGGEKTRLALAMLVVSAANVLLLDEPTNNLDPASRAEVLNAIRTYAGAVVLVTHDPGAVEALEPDRVLVLPDGVEDLWSDDYAELIDLA
- a CDS encoding alpha-glucosidase, yielding MPLDKGDRLGDLYATPVGRDVIDKILLQAALPRGLVRAVAGLRIGTVDRITDRIMGPGVMETVLGIVNAEPDVPLTGEAEGEDPWWRSAVFYQVYPRSFADSDGDGVGDLRGIIDHLDHLADLGVDCLWLSPIFASPNRDMGYDISDYRAVMDEMGTLADVDDLIAACHERGMRIILDLVVNHTSDEHEWFRRAVADPDGPYGRYYFLEEGTEDAPPNNWKSFFSGPAWRWIPEAQRWALHLFADSQMDLRWDNPDVQREVADVVQWWLARGIDGFRLDVINYISKAPGLPDGHPFVGELLEFTGVEHYFYGPRLGEFLRTLRRDGFTRNRPPASTPRERLADGALAGPLPADEVGVMVGETPGIGVELGRMLSARGRDELDLTFNFDVLEPPGRVRWDNYAYDPEYLKRYWRDYLARLGPRDWISVFLDNHDNPRMLSKIGAGREADPAVRTAIGKLLATLQLTMRGTPFLFQGQELGAVNQEFSSLDDLRDVESVNRFPALLESGMGPRAAWAQILSGTRDHARVPMRWTPGGGFTTGVPWLAGTDEVPGFSAAEQAVDPDSVYSWHRALIALRRRHPALTRGSLTWVAPRRRNYLAYVRELDGEAFLVECNASETTMRRPSAAPPAEPVLGIRDGRRLAPWEASVSRVL
- a CDS encoding glycoside-pentoside-hexuronide (GPH):cation symporter — translated: MRNAAGSRWGFGLGTLGRDMVAALVSLYLMFYLTDVLDISGAQLGVITTILVVMRVFDAVNDPVMGVIVDNTHTRWGKFRPWIFWGALAWAVATLLMFFDFGADGWGYVIAFTVIYLVYEVAYTINDIAFWSMLPALTKDQKEREKIAGVARICANIGLFSVVVGLVPITAALTEALGSAEAAWFALAAALVVIMLVFQMFTLVFAREQVAAEPQSTPLRELFQVIWRNDQLMWVTLAMIAYMAGYLITTSFGLYYFKYIFGDEGAYPIFAAVLGVTQIVALALFPVVSKRLTRGRIHLIATLLSVAGYAVFWLSGTSLGLVGVAGVLLFTGQGAIQLLLVMFIADSVEYGEWKLGRRNESVTFSLQPFIYKLGNAIASGVVGATVIASGIDRAAGPADVTAEGAGLFKVAMLALPAALMAASWLIMRAGYRLDEDTYAGIVADLEERHATR
- a CDS encoding putative RNA methyltransferase — its product is MSGLDWTRCPHCSLPLGRVDRSLRCAEGHSYDVARQGYVNLLGRAAPANADSPTMLEARARFLATGRYLPVADAVAARVGGARRIVEVGAGTGWYLARALDASPAAEGLATDVSVAAAKRCARAHPRMDAVVADTWVGLPVQDGAVDLVLCVFAPRNAADFARILAPGGRLVVVVPRAGHLAELRERDRLLEVADDKADSLVASLGDDGWTHLGDERVTRSMDLTAQEAADLVGMGPNAFHAHDDAASAITTTLDVDVLEFARP
- a CDS encoding SURF1 family cytochrome oxidase biogenesis protein; the encoded protein is MRRQVLRWIGMGVLVVVLVTAFIMLGRWQLDRLEQRRERNSAVVAHENDEVQHYSDVMNKTIEEGDQWFKVTATGTFEPEQFQVRYRTLDNAYGTEVVGVLTTVEGDHLLIDRGFLPRESGQPDGEMPPVMTGEVTITGYVHRNEYGDENAQTPHGDQVRLINSDSLGEALGMDLVNGYVILIESDPADTGGLTPLGTPELTEGSHFSYALQWFSFAAIAVGGLVVLIRADIRDRKKAKRKAAEAAGSPESPVDTPDAVDASGRVGGS
- a CDS encoding DUF3099 domain-containing protein; amino-acid sequence: MSRSSDATLITSARKGASLDVEERQRRYLITMGLRTACFIAFLFVPGWWKVACLIGAAVLPAVGVLLANNADHHTPATVDDAGDTSPRPAIAPGPVVRGTVENEETDHP
- a CDS encoding beta-ketoacyl-ACP reductase, producing the protein MTDQARVVLVTGGSKGIGRAIAEAFRDAGYRVAATYRSGGVPDGVLPVVCDITDQAQVDAAFEQVEAELGPVEILIANAGVTKDTLLMRMSDDDWDTVIDTNLTGTFRVVRRASRAMMRARFGRIVLVSSVVALLGSPGQVNYSSSKAALVGMARSVTREIGTRGVTCNVVAPGFIDTDMTAVLGDDVIADYKKRIPAGRLGSVDDVASTALFLASDQAGYISGAVLPVDGGLGMGH
- the fabI gene encoding enoyl-ACP reductase FabI is translated as MGLLEGKNILVTGVTMRTSIAYAVVEIAQREGANVVVSAAGRAVAPATRALSKLETVPPIIELDITDPEHLAALPAKLEEHLTGGLDGIVHSIAYADPEKALGGAFLTTDWDSVGNALHISAYSLQSLTMAAKPVLNTGASVVGLTFDARVSWPAYDWMGVAKAALESTSRYLARYLGPDGIRCNLVAAGPVDTVAKKAIPGAASFNDIWAERAPLSWDSSDAVPSAKAVVALLSDWFPATTGEMVHVDGGLHSTGA
- a CDS encoding ABC transporter ATP-binding protein, with protein sequence MASVAELAGVTVRRGDAVLLDSISLIVDEGERWVVIGPNGAGKTTLLQLLSAQMYPSDGVVGLLGEVVGAVDIFELRPRIGLTSSALAHRIPDHETVRDVVLSAAYAIVGRWREEYDEYDVARADELLASLRVDHLADRTFGTLSEGERKRVQIARSLMTDPELLLLDEPAGGLDLAGREALVQTLSDLCLDPDSPATVLVTHHVEEIPDGITHCLLLDHGRVVAEGPIEQTLTAANLSAAFGLPLEVGHVDGRWSARGVG
- a CDS encoding NfeD family protein — its product is MSEFFDWISSHLWAGWGILALLLAAAELLTLDLTLLMLASGALMGGVTALIFPSMVWLQALVALATAVATLFLLRPTLLERVRRAPGYRSSLDNLIGSQTTNTVPITGSSGEVTIQGETWPARSYDPSMTIEAGESIEVLGLDGIVLLVYPTNRPLGR
- a CDS encoding SPFH domain-containing protein, with protein sequence MSVFVFIALAILVVLLLMATLKIIRQQQVAIVERLGKFRKALEPGPHLVVPFFDQIRYTLDMREQVVPFPPQGVITEDNLMVSIDSVIYFQIVDPVRAAYEAQNYRAAIEQLTMTTLRNIIGGMDLEAALTSREEINQRLRAVLDDATGKWGIKVNRVELRAIEPPPTIRDAMEKGARAERDKRAQILLAEGQRQSQILAAGGDREAAILRAQGDREAQVLRAQADRQAQMLRAEGEAQAITAVFEAIHAGQPDQALLAYQYMQMMPKLAAGDANKVWIVPSELNDALKGLGQVSGERDVREYVSRAASQFTAPERVDVQAEIEEQARRDRELSNKTVEKAISEAQSLDAPRAKRTLGGNTPHPHGTPAIGDAVDPAPSGEAQDDQPPAGPDFQA